In Drosophila yakuba strain Tai18E2 chromosome X, Prin_Dyak_Tai18E2_2.1, whole genome shotgun sequence, a single genomic region encodes these proteins:
- the LOC6524560 gene encoding dual specificity mitogen-activated protein kinase kinase hemipterous isoform X1, which produces MSTIEFETIGSRLQSLEAKLQAQNESHDQIVLSGARGPGVSGSVPSARVPPLVTSASAATSAAHAPTLGTGSVSGSGISIAQRPAPPVPHATPFASASTSSSSSASAFASAAPATGAFGGTYTPPTTRVPRATPTLPMLSSGPGGGLNRTRPVILPLPTPPHQPVSETDKKLKIIMEQTGKLNINGRQYPTDINDLKHLGDLGNGTSGNVVKMLHLSSNTIIAVKQMRRTGNAEENKRILMDLDVVLKSHDCKYIVKCLGCFVRDPDVWICMELMSMCFDKLLKLSKKPVPEQILGKVTVATVNALSYLKDKHGVIHRDVKPSNILIDERGNIKLCDFGISGRLVDSKANTRSAGCAAYMAPERIDPKKPKYDIRADVWSLGITLVELATARSPYEGCNTDFEVLTKVLDSEPPCLPYGEGYNFSQQFRDFVIKCLTKNHQDRPKYPELLAQPFIRTYEIAKVDVPNWFQSIKDNRLRAANGDPTLQRATATGSVVGSGAGSLAGSGCAGGAVKYGRATPYAGQSPTNPQKTIKPTQIPSYQQQQSQYFMQSATQLPQTTTTTPTATTNCFGSSSGNGNGRGNGSGGSGNGSGSSSSASPLSPPSAGIGDLNRLYRKSPFMQRKLSNGSHHPHYKYNDESPKKESMFSSIGQSILRNLTTSPFSQKKHNSAAATATTIPLPHNNQTLITDAAAPAAATATAAAVAATATTPPNIAATAMTTTPTTTPTWRLPAENSQAYDSCDSSSNATTTTLNLALSSPSPSLPRKQFPTESPTLQLTSQQQQPQRLQPGNQSPIVLQRFYHQQNQLREKEAAERYQQQQQQQQQQRQQPPVGVTSTNPFHSNYVPPPPSTHSTSSQSSTQSTCSQIAINPASISPSSGSGTAGLGLGSATGTGTGTGTGTGLGAAGHFGTGGTGEQLQYQPLPIAAEATGASPTLQPRSPEQQSDYGGSGNMVASKLSKLYARRPLLGQSSSSGASNSSLDGCSREQHDAGWFNTLAGAMKRQFATYVKTQLNSTATSPVASGMDRDQEPVHPQPPAYRSVVSNGGSGGKSYYYRTLSAASSSSNTSQSTSPTTEPLPGGGTSSFLRRYASSGPGMGGGGGSISTPPSPHILAGLDRRHRSPDPPPRYNRGQSPLLLRKNLLELSGQPPGSPLLHRRYVSASPPLPPPRRGSESVPGSPQHFRTRIHYTPEPQRRIYRTIDQ; this is translated from the exons ATGTCCACCATTGAGTTCGAGACGATCGGCAGTCGGCTGCAATCCTTGGAGGCGAAGCTCCAGGCGCAGAATGAGTCCCACGACCAGATCGTCCTTTCCGGTGCGCGCGGACCAGGCGTTTCCGGTTCCGTTCCGTCTGCCCGCGTTCCGCCCCTGGTGACATCCGCATCAGCAGCCACATCCGCCGCCCACGCACCGACCCTGGGCACAGGTTCCGTTTCCGGATCGGGAATCAGCATAGCCCAGCGGCCGGCACCTCCAGTTCCTCATGCGACGCCCTTTGCCAGCGCCAGCACCTCGtcatcctcatccgcatccgcatttGCATCCGCAGCACCGGCGACGGGCGCCTTCGGTGGAACATACACCCCGCCCACAACCAGAGTGCCGcgagccacgcccacactgcCCATGC TTTCTAGCGGACCCGGTGGCGGACTGAATCGGACGCGGCCAGTGATACTTCCGCTGCCCACGCCGCCGCATCAACCGGTTTCGGAAACGGACAAGAAGCTGAAGATCATCATGGAGCAGACCGGCAAGCTGAACATCAACGGGCGGCAGTATCCGACGGACATCAATGACCTCAAGCACCTGGGCGACCTGGGCAACGGGACCAGTGGCAATGTGGTGAAGATGCTGCACCTGTCCAGCAACACGATCATCGCCGTAAAGCAGATGCGTCGCACTGGCAACGCGGAGGAGAACAAGCGCATCCTGATGGATCTGGATGTGGTGCTCAAGTCGCATGACTGCAAGTATATTGTCAAGTGCCTTGGCTGTTTCGTTCGCGATCCGGATGTGTGGATCTGCATGGAGCTGATGTCCATGTGCTTTGACAAGCTGCTCAAGCTCTCCAAGAAACCGGTGCCGGAACAAATTCTGGGCAAGGTCACAGTGGCG ACGGTCAACGCATTGTCCTATCTGAAGGACAAGCACGGGGTCATCCATCGAGATGTGAAGCCCTCGAACATTCTGATCGACGAGCGCGGGAACATCAAGCTCTGTGATTTCGGGATCAGCGGTCGCCTGGTGGACTCCAAGGCCAACACTCGATCCGCCGGCTGTGCAGCCTACATGGCG cCGGAACGCATCGACCCCAAGAAACCAAAGTACGACATTCGCGCTGATGTGTGGTCACTGGGCATAACGCTGGTGGAGCTGGCCACCGCGCGATCCCCGTACGAGGGATGCAACACGGACTTCGAGGTGCTCACCAAGGTGCTGGACTCGGAGCCGCCGTGTTTGCCATACGGCGAGGGCTACAACTTTAGTCAGCAGTTCCGCGATTTCGTCATCAAGTG CCTCACAAAGAACCATCAGGATCGACCCAAGTATCCGGAGCTTCTGGCCCAGCCCTTCATCCGGACTTATGAAATAGCCAAAGTAGATGTGCCCAATTGGTTTCAGAGCATCAAGGATAACCGGCTGCGTGCCGCCAATGGCGATCCAACGCTCCAGAG GGCAACGGCGACTGGAAGTGTTGTCGGTTCTGGTGCTGGATCTCTAGCCGGATCAGGATGCGCAGGTGGAGCTGTAAAGTATGGTAGGGCGACGCCGTATGCGGGACAGAGTCCCACAAATCCGCAGAAGACAATAAAACCCACTCAGATACCGAGttaccagcagcaacagtcgcAGTATTTCATGCAATCAGCCACACAACTACCTcaaacaacaaccacaacaccGACGGCAACGACAAACTGTTTCGGCAGTagcagcggaaacggaaatggcaGAGGAAATGGCAGCGGCGGAAGCGGAAATGGTAGtggaagcagcagcagtgccaGTCCTCTATCGCCGCCAAGCGCCGGAATCGGCGATCTTAATCGGCTTTATCGCAAATCGCCGTTCATGCAGCGAAAACTGAGCAACGGATCCCATCATCCGCACTACAAATACAACGACGAGAGCCCCAAGAAGGAGTCCATGTTCAGTAGCATCG GTCAATCGATTCTACGCAATCTGACAACATCGCCCTTCAGCCAAAAGAAACACAATTCAGCAGCAGCGACTGCAACAACAATACCACTGCCGCACAACAACCAAACATTGATCACGgatgcagcagcaccagcagcagcaacagcaacagcagcagcagtagcagcaacagcaacaacaccgcCAAATATTGCAGCTACAGCGATGACGACAACGCCaacgaccacgcccacttggcGCCTGCCAGCGGAAAATTCCCAAGCCTACGACAGCTGTGATAGTAGTAGTAATGCGACGACGACGACCTTGAACTTGGCCCTCTCCTCACCCTCCCCCTCGTTGCCGCGCAAGCAATTCCCCACAGAATCGCCGACCCTGCAACTTACaagtcagcagcagcaaccacagcgATTGCAGCCGGGCAATCAGAGCCCCATAG TGCTGCAGCGCTTCTACCACCAGCAGAACCAGCTGCGCGAGAAGGAGGCGGCCGAGCGgtatcagcagcagcagcagcagcagcagcagcagcgccagcagccGCCCGTGGGAGTGACCAGCACGAATCCGTTTCACAGCAACTATGTGCCGCCGCCGCCATCCACGCACTCCACCTCTAGTCAGTCCTCCACGCAGTCGACGTGTTCGCAAATCGCCATTAATCCCGCCAGCATATCACCATCGTCTGGTTCTGGAACGGcgggtttgggattgggatcagcaacaggaacaggaacaggaacaggaactgGAACGGGATTGGGTGCAGCTGGTCACTTTGGAACGGGCGGCACTGGCGAGCAGTTGCAGTACCAGCCACTGCCTATCGCCGCCGAGGCAACGGGTGCCAGTCCCACGCTCCAGCCCAGATCGCCGGAACAGCAGTCGGATTATGGTGGAAGCGGCAACATGGTGGCCAGCAAGCTGAGCAAGCTGTACGCACGCCGACCGCTCTTGGGCCAGAGCTCCAGCAGCGGAGCGAGCAATAGCAGCCTGGATGGTTGCAGTCGGGAGCAACACGATGCCG GCTGGTTCAACACACTGGCCGGTGCCATGAAGCGACAGTTTGCCACCTATGTTAAAACCCAATTGAATTCCACAGCCACGTCGCCGGTGGCGTCCGGCATGGACCGGGATCAGGAGCCAGTGCATCCGCAGCCGCCGGCGTACAGAAGCGTCGTGAGTAACGGCGGTAGCGGTGGCAAGTCCTACTACTATCGCACCCTATCGGCGGCCAGCAGCAGTAGTAATACCAGCCAGAGCACCTCGCCCACGACGGAACCACTGCCCGGTGGCGGCACCAGTAGCTTCCTGCGTCGCTACGCCAGCAGCGGGCCGGGAatgggcggcggtggtggtaGCATCAGCACGCCGCCCAGTCCGCATATCTTGGCCGGATTGGATCGCAGGCATCGAAGTCCAGATCCGCCGCCACGCTACAATCGTGGACAGTCGCCGCTGTTGCTGCGAAAGAATCTGCTGGAGCTGAGTGGCCAGCCGCCCGGCTCACCGCTGCTGCACCGCAG ATACGTTTCGGCCTCGCCGCCGCTACCGCCACCGCGTCGAGGTTCTGAAAGCGTGCCGGGATCACCGCAGCATTTCCGCACTCGCATCCACTATACACCCGAGCCCCAGAGACGCATCTACCGTACGATAGATCAATGA
- the LOC6524560 gene encoding dual specificity mitogen-activated protein kinase kinase hemipterous isoform X2: MSTIEFETIGSRLQSLEAKLQAQNESHDQIVLSGARGPGVSGSVPSARVPPLVTSASAATSAAHAPTLGTGSVSGSGISIAQRPAPPVPHATPFASASTSSSSSASAFASAAPATGAFGGTYTPPTTRVPRATPTLPMLSSGPGGGLNRTRPVILPLPTPPHQPVSETDKKLKIIMEQTGKLNINGRQYPTDINDLKHLGDLGNGTSGNVVKMLHLSSNTIIAVKQMRRTGNAEENKRILMDLDVVLKSHDCKYIVKCLGCFVRDPDVWICMELMSMCFDKLLKLSKKPVPEQILGKVTVATVNALSYLKDKHGVIHRDVKPSNILIDERGNIKLCDFGISGRLVDSKANTRSAGCAAYMAPERIDPKKPKYDIRADVWSLGITLVELATARSPYEGCNTDFEVLTKVLDSEPPCLPYGEGYNFSQQFRDFVIKCLTKNHQDRPKYPELLAQPFIRTYEIAKVDVPNWFQSIKDNRLRAANGDPTLQRATATGSVVGSGAGSLAGSGCAGGAVKYGRATPYAGQSPTNPQKTIKPTQIPSYQQQQSQYFMQSATQLPQTTTTTPTATTNCFGSSSGNGNGRGNGSGGSGNGSGSSSSASPLSPPSAGIGDLNRLYRKSPFMQRKLSNGSHHPHYKYNDESPKKESMFSSIGQSILRNLTTSPFSQKKHNSAAATATTIPLPHNNQTLITDAAAPAAATATAAAVAATATTPPNIAATAMTTTPTTTPTWRLPAENSQAYDSCDSSSNATTTTLNLALSSPSPSLPRKQFPTESPTLQLTSQQQQPQRLQPGNQSPIVLQRFYHQQNQLREKEAAERYQQQQQQQQQQRQQPPVGVTSTNPFHSNYVPPPPSTHSTSSQSSTQSTCSQIAINPASISPSSGSGTAGLGLGSATGTGTGTGTGTGLGAAGHFGTGGTGEQLQYQPLPIAAEATGASPTLQPRSPEQQSDYGGSGNMVASKLSKLYARRPLLGQSSSSGASNSSLDGCSREQHDAATSPVASGMDRDQEPVHPQPPAYRSVVSNGGSGGKSYYYRTLSAASSSSNTSQSTSPTTEPLPGGGTSSFLRRYASSGPGMGGGGGSISTPPSPHILAGLDRRHRSPDPPPRYNRGQSPLLLRKNLLELSGQPPGSPLLHRRYVSASPPLPPPRRGSESVPGSPQHFRTRIHYTPEPQRRIYRTIDQ, encoded by the exons ATGTCCACCATTGAGTTCGAGACGATCGGCAGTCGGCTGCAATCCTTGGAGGCGAAGCTCCAGGCGCAGAATGAGTCCCACGACCAGATCGTCCTTTCCGGTGCGCGCGGACCAGGCGTTTCCGGTTCCGTTCCGTCTGCCCGCGTTCCGCCCCTGGTGACATCCGCATCAGCAGCCACATCCGCCGCCCACGCACCGACCCTGGGCACAGGTTCCGTTTCCGGATCGGGAATCAGCATAGCCCAGCGGCCGGCACCTCCAGTTCCTCATGCGACGCCCTTTGCCAGCGCCAGCACCTCGtcatcctcatccgcatccgcatttGCATCCGCAGCACCGGCGACGGGCGCCTTCGGTGGAACATACACCCCGCCCACAACCAGAGTGCCGcgagccacgcccacactgcCCATGC TTTCTAGCGGACCCGGTGGCGGACTGAATCGGACGCGGCCAGTGATACTTCCGCTGCCCACGCCGCCGCATCAACCGGTTTCGGAAACGGACAAGAAGCTGAAGATCATCATGGAGCAGACCGGCAAGCTGAACATCAACGGGCGGCAGTATCCGACGGACATCAATGACCTCAAGCACCTGGGCGACCTGGGCAACGGGACCAGTGGCAATGTGGTGAAGATGCTGCACCTGTCCAGCAACACGATCATCGCCGTAAAGCAGATGCGTCGCACTGGCAACGCGGAGGAGAACAAGCGCATCCTGATGGATCTGGATGTGGTGCTCAAGTCGCATGACTGCAAGTATATTGTCAAGTGCCTTGGCTGTTTCGTTCGCGATCCGGATGTGTGGATCTGCATGGAGCTGATGTCCATGTGCTTTGACAAGCTGCTCAAGCTCTCCAAGAAACCGGTGCCGGAACAAATTCTGGGCAAGGTCACAGTGGCG ACGGTCAACGCATTGTCCTATCTGAAGGACAAGCACGGGGTCATCCATCGAGATGTGAAGCCCTCGAACATTCTGATCGACGAGCGCGGGAACATCAAGCTCTGTGATTTCGGGATCAGCGGTCGCCTGGTGGACTCCAAGGCCAACACTCGATCCGCCGGCTGTGCAGCCTACATGGCG cCGGAACGCATCGACCCCAAGAAACCAAAGTACGACATTCGCGCTGATGTGTGGTCACTGGGCATAACGCTGGTGGAGCTGGCCACCGCGCGATCCCCGTACGAGGGATGCAACACGGACTTCGAGGTGCTCACCAAGGTGCTGGACTCGGAGCCGCCGTGTTTGCCATACGGCGAGGGCTACAACTTTAGTCAGCAGTTCCGCGATTTCGTCATCAAGTG CCTCACAAAGAACCATCAGGATCGACCCAAGTATCCGGAGCTTCTGGCCCAGCCCTTCATCCGGACTTATGAAATAGCCAAAGTAGATGTGCCCAATTGGTTTCAGAGCATCAAGGATAACCGGCTGCGTGCCGCCAATGGCGATCCAACGCTCCAGAG GGCAACGGCGACTGGAAGTGTTGTCGGTTCTGGTGCTGGATCTCTAGCCGGATCAGGATGCGCAGGTGGAGCTGTAAAGTATGGTAGGGCGACGCCGTATGCGGGACAGAGTCCCACAAATCCGCAGAAGACAATAAAACCCACTCAGATACCGAGttaccagcagcaacagtcgcAGTATTTCATGCAATCAGCCACACAACTACCTcaaacaacaaccacaacaccGACGGCAACGACAAACTGTTTCGGCAGTagcagcggaaacggaaatggcaGAGGAAATGGCAGCGGCGGAAGCGGAAATGGTAGtggaagcagcagcagtgccaGTCCTCTATCGCCGCCAAGCGCCGGAATCGGCGATCTTAATCGGCTTTATCGCAAATCGCCGTTCATGCAGCGAAAACTGAGCAACGGATCCCATCATCCGCACTACAAATACAACGACGAGAGCCCCAAGAAGGAGTCCATGTTCAGTAGCATCG GTCAATCGATTCTACGCAATCTGACAACATCGCCCTTCAGCCAAAAGAAACACAATTCAGCAGCAGCGACTGCAACAACAATACCACTGCCGCACAACAACCAAACATTGATCACGgatgcagcagcaccagcagcagcaacagcaacagcagcagcagtagcagcaacagcaacaacaccgcCAAATATTGCAGCTACAGCGATGACGACAACGCCaacgaccacgcccacttggcGCCTGCCAGCGGAAAATTCCCAAGCCTACGACAGCTGTGATAGTAGTAGTAATGCGACGACGACGACCTTGAACTTGGCCCTCTCCTCACCCTCCCCCTCGTTGCCGCGCAAGCAATTCCCCACAGAATCGCCGACCCTGCAACTTACaagtcagcagcagcaaccacagcgATTGCAGCCGGGCAATCAGAGCCCCATAG TGCTGCAGCGCTTCTACCACCAGCAGAACCAGCTGCGCGAGAAGGAGGCGGCCGAGCGgtatcagcagcagcagcagcagcagcagcagcagcgccagcagccGCCCGTGGGAGTGACCAGCACGAATCCGTTTCACAGCAACTATGTGCCGCCGCCGCCATCCACGCACTCCACCTCTAGTCAGTCCTCCACGCAGTCGACGTGTTCGCAAATCGCCATTAATCCCGCCAGCATATCACCATCGTCTGGTTCTGGAACGGcgggtttgggattgggatcagcaacaggaacaggaacaggaacaggaactgGAACGGGATTGGGTGCAGCTGGTCACTTTGGAACGGGCGGCACTGGCGAGCAGTTGCAGTACCAGCCACTGCCTATCGCCGCCGAGGCAACGGGTGCCAGTCCCACGCTCCAGCCCAGATCGCCGGAACAGCAGTCGGATTATGGTGGAAGCGGCAACATGGTGGCCAGCAAGCTGAGCAAGCTGTACGCACGCCGACCGCTCTTGGGCCAGAGCTCCAGCAGCGGAGCGAGCAATAGCAGCCTGGATGGTTGCAGTCGGGAGCAACACGATGCCG CCACGTCGCCGGTGGCGTCCGGCATGGACCGGGATCAGGAGCCAGTGCATCCGCAGCCGCCGGCGTACAGAAGCGTCGTGAGTAACGGCGGTAGCGGTGGCAAGTCCTACTACTATCGCACCCTATCGGCGGCCAGCAGCAGTAGTAATACCAGCCAGAGCACCTCGCCCACGACGGAACCACTGCCCGGTGGCGGCACCAGTAGCTTCCTGCGTCGCTACGCCAGCAGCGGGCCGGGAatgggcggcggtggtggtaGCATCAGCACGCCGCCCAGTCCGCATATCTTGGCCGGATTGGATCGCAGGCATCGAAGTCCAGATCCGCCGCCACGCTACAATCGTGGACAGTCGCCGCTGTTGCTGCGAAAGAATCTGCTGGAGCTGAGTGGCCAGCCGCCCGGCTCACCGCTGCTGCACCGCAG ATACGTTTCGGCCTCGCCGCCGCTACCGCCACCGCGTCGAGGTTCTGAAAGCGTGCCGGGATCACCGCAGCATTTCCGCACTCGCATCCACTATACACCCGAGCCCCAGAGACGCATCTACCGTACGATAGATCAATGA
- the LOC6524561 gene encoding dual specificity mitogen-activated protein kinase kinase 6, whose translation MSKRHRLTPFTIAKEPEAAIVPPRNLDSRATIQIGDQTFDIDADSLEKICDLGRGAYGIVEKMRHRQTDTVLAVKRIPMTVNIREQHRLVMDLDISMRSSDCPYTVHFYGAMYREGDVWICMEVMSTSLDKFYPKVFRHDLRMEESVLGKIAMSVVSALHYLHAQLKVIHRDVKPSNILINRAGQVKICDFGISGYLVDSIAKTIDAGCKPYMAPERIDPQGNPAQYDIRSDVWSLGISMIEMATGRYPYDNWRTPFEQLRQVVEDSPPRLPEGTFSSEFEDFIAVCLQKEYMARPNYEQLLKHSFIVEHLQRNTDISEFVARILDLPDTQPAQ comes from the exons ATGTCCAAACGCCACCGCCTCACGCCCTTTACCATTGCCAAGGAGCCAGAGGCCGCCAT AGTCCCGCCACGCAACCTGGACTCGCGGGCCACCATTCAAATTGGCGACCAGACCTTTGACATTGATGCAGATAGTCTGGAGAAGATCTGCGATCTGGGCCGTGGCGCCTATGGCATCGTGGAGAAGATGCGTCATCGGCAAACCGATACGGTCCTGGCCGTCAAACGCATACCCATGACCGTAAATATTCGAGAACAGCACCGCCTTGTGATGGATTTGGACATATCGATGAGATCCAGCGACTGCCCCTACACCGTCCACTTCTATGGCGCGATGTATCGCGAGGGCGATGTTTGGATTTGCATGGAGGTGATGAGCACCAGCCTGGACAAGTTCTATCCGAAGGTCTTCCGCCACGATCTGCGAATGGAGGAGAGCGTGCTGGGCAAG ATTGCAATGAGCGTGGTCAGTGCGCTGCACTATCTGCACGCTCAGCTGAAAGTCATCCATCGGGACGTCAAGCCCTCGAACATACTGATCAATCGGGCCGGCCAGGTCAAGATCTGTGACTTTGGCATCTCAG GCTACCTCGTGGACTCCATTGCCAAAACCATCGATGCCGGTTGCAAGCCGTACATGGCGCCGGAACGCATCGATCCCCAGGGAAATCCGGCGCAATACGACATCAGGTCGGATGTTTGGTCGCTGGGCATCAGCATGATAGAAATGGCCACTGGCCGCTACCCGTACGACAATTGGCGAACGCCATTTGAGCAACTGCGTCAG GTGGTTGAGGACAGTCCGCCGCGCCTGCCAGAGGGAACCTTTTCGTCGGAGTTCGAGGACTTCATCGCCGTCTGCCTGCAGAAGGAGTACATGGCGCGGCCCAACTACGAGCAGCTGCTCAAGCACAGCTTCATTGTGGAGCACCTGCAGCGCAACACGGACATCTCGGAGTTTGTGGCCAGGATACTGGATCTGCCCGACACCCAGCCGGCGCAGTAG
- the LOC6524562 gene encoding probable alpha-aspartyl dipeptidase, whose protein sequence is MGSARNLLLLSSSRLHGHGYLEHARGQLEDLFKSANVKTVLFVPFALRDHDKYTATVRDALQPWGFHVEGLHTKPDREKALREAQAIFVGGGNTFVLLRSLYEMKLLDPIRELVLQQGLPYVGSSAGTNVATRSIHTTNDMPVAYPPSFEALALVPFNINPHYLDPEAGSRHKGETRDERLEEFVAYHGLPVLGLREGTSVRVQGEKATLLGDRNAKLFKVDGNAEELAPQADLSFLLQK, encoded by the exons ATGGGCAGTGCACGGAACCTATTGTTGCTATCCTCGTCGCGTTTGCACGGCCACGGATACTTGGAGCATGCGCGCGGCCAGCTGGAGGATCTCTTCAAGAG CGCCAATGTGAAGACCGTGCTCTTTGTGCCCTTCGCTCTGCGGGATCACGACAAGTACACTGCCACCGTGCGGGATGCACTGCAGCCGTGGGGCTTCCATGTGGAGGGACTGCACACGAAGCCGGATCGCGAGAAGGCCTTGCGGGAGGCACAGGCCATCTTTGTGGGCGGCGGCAACACCTTTGTGCTCCTGCGCTCGCTCTACGAGATGAAGCTGCTCGATCCGATCCGGGAACTGGTGCTACAGCAGGGATTGCCCTATGTGGGCAGCAGTGCGGGCACGAATGTGGCCACCCGATCCATACACACCACCAACGACATGCCCGTGGCCTATCCACCAAGCTTCGAGGCCCTCGCCCTGGTCCCATTCAACATCAATCCGCACTATCTGGATCCGGAGGCGGGCAGTCGGCACAAGGGCGAGACGCGAGACGAGCGGCTGGAGGAGTTCGTCGCGTATCATGGACTGCCTGTGTTGGGTCTTCGCGAGGGCACCAGTGTTCGGGTGCAGGGCGAGAAGGCCACGCTCCTGGGCGATCGCAATGCCAAGCTATTCAAGGT TGACGGCAATGCCGAGGAGCTGGCACCCCAAGCGGATCTCAGCTTCCTGCTGCAGAAATAG